In Silene latifolia isolate original U9 population chromosome X, ASM4854445v1, whole genome shotgun sequence, the following proteins share a genomic window:
- the LOC141618081 gene encoding protein FAR1-RELATED SEQUENCE 3-like: MIDEFSEVHNHRLTSVCNRDLDKISRSLDMFQKTLILDNSKLNIGAGLTFRQNFKNFQRDIKCYIGLRDADLFIDRLEKLKATQPQFYFAYDVDPQNRLTKFFWADATCIRNYSFFGDAVSFDPTYGTNKYDMVFTPFTGVIHHRKSVLFAGCLLLHEDDISFQWTFQSIS; encoded by the exons ATGATTGACGAGTTTTCTGAAGTCCACAATCATCGTCTCACCTCTGTCTGTAACAGAGATCTCGATAAGATTTCACGATCCCTTGATATGTTCCAGAAGACGCTTATCTTGGACAACTCCAAGTTGAATATTGGCGCTGGATTGACCTTTAGACAAA attttaagaactttcaaagAGATATCAAGTGCTACATTGGGTTAAGAGATGCTGACCTTTTCATCGATCGGCTCGAGAAACTCAAAGCAACCCAACCCCAGTTCTACTTCGCCTATGATGTTGATCCGCAAAACCGTCTAACAAAGTTCTTTTGGGCTGATGCTACATGTATTAGAAACTACTCATTCTTTGGGGATGCTGTTAGCTTTGACCCTACTTACGGAACcaacaagtatgatatggtttttacaccattcaCAGGTGTTATTCACCACAGAAAGTCGGTGTTGTTTGCCGGTTGTCTCCTGTTACACGAGGATGACATCTCCTTCCAATGGACCTTTCAAAGCATTTCTTGA